The Syntrophotalea acetylenivorans genome contains the following window.
CAAACCGGCCGTGCTCAGGGAATGCAATTGATGGATCAGGCGATTCAGGACTTACTCTCCGAAGGGAGAATTAGCCGCGAAGAAGCTTATAAATACGCTACCAACAAGTCGTTGTTTCAGGAAGGTTGAGAACTGTTATGAACGATCAAAAAATTACTAAAAATCGCCGAAGTGTTTCATTCACTCTTGCCGATGGTAGTAACGTGGAAGGTTATGTCTTTCTCAGTCTTTACGAGGCGTGCCACGAAGGACCACAAAGAGTAGGCGATTTGTTGAACAACGTAGAGACCTTTGTCCCGGTAGACACGTCCAGCGGAATGCTTCATCTGAATATTGGCAACATCATTGCCGCCTATACGCCGCTTTCGGAAGAGAAAAGTGATCTTATGACCCTTGGCGCGAAACATAAGGTGCAGATAACCACATCTCTTGGATCGGTCATTGACGGGGAGATCTTTGTCAATCTCCCCCATGAACGCAATCGAGTTAGTGATTATCTTAATCAAGGAGAGCGATTCTTCCGTATTTTTTTGGCTGAAAAAATAGTATATATTGGGTCCGGATATATCGTCACCGTAAGGGATTGACCCGAAAATTCGGTGTTTTAAGTTTCGTATAGTTGGGGACTAGTTTTGCAATTAAGAGCCATTGTTATCGATGACGATGAGGCATGCCGCTTATTGTTGGTCCAGATGCTGAAAAGAAGAGGTTACGAAGTTTTCAGTTTGCCAAGCCCAGAGGCATGCCCTGTATTTAAAGATTCAGAGTGTACTTGTCCACAAGAGGCTGCCTGCGGCGATTTTTTACTTACAGACAATCAAATGCCGGGTATAACCGGTCTAGAATTTGTCGCTCGCCAAGTACAGGCTGGTTGCAAAGGGGATGTTTCCAACAAAGCCGTGCTTTCAGGCACTTGGAGTCAAGAGGAATTGTGGCAGGCTCAACAACTCGGATGTAAGGTTTTTGACAAACCCTACCGAACCGGGGAGATTGAAGCTTGGCTCGATGCCCGGGAAAAACTTATCCCGAAGGATAGAAGGCTTCTCGATGCTGAAACTTTTACTGTGGTTGGTCGCGATAAATCTTGAAGTCAGTTGTCAGGCATCAAGTCCGCCATATTCTGGAACGTATTGTTGACCTTGTTACCCATGATGGCGATGGCAATAATACAGACAATGATGATCAATGCCAGCATTACTGCGTATTCAGTAGCGGTTGCACCTTCTTCACTTTGAATGAAATCACCATAATTCAAGGATATTTTTGACATAATGAAGACTCCTGATAATCATGAGAGGCTTTTCTGCGAAGACGATAATCTTTTCATTCAGCGTATCCACTTTTCAGGGTATGTCAAGTAGCCTAAAAACTGTATATCTTGTTGGTTTGACTTAACAATTTCATATACAAACAACCGTATGGTGGCTCTATGATTTTTGAAAGTCCGTCCAGGTTTAAGGGCCCTCTTGTTTTTTTCTATATATTTATTCTGCTGATACTTGCTTCCTGTGGACGGCCTCCGATCCCTTCGCCTCCAGTACCACCTGTAATACCCCCGCCGATTGAACCATTGCAATCAGTAACCTGGCAAGATGTGCCCGACTGGAACAGCGAAGATTTGCGGCCTGCTTTGCAAACCTTTATCATCAGCAGTCCTTCCCTGAAAAGAGACCCACAATGGCAAGCCGTCTGTGACGAAGCGCTGCAGGTTAATGCTACGGACGAAGAAGCCGTCCGCCGTTTTTTTGAAACCCGGTTTGTTCCGCACCGTGTGAACAACTCAGACGGAACGGACCGTGGGGTAATTACCGGTTATTACGTTCCCGATTTGCAGGGTAGCCGCACTCCTGACGAAAGTTACCGTTATCCTGTGTTGGCCGTTCCCGATGATCTGCTGATTGTCGAACTGGGCGCCCTTTATCCGGACCTGAAGGGGCGCCGTTTGCGGGGTAGGCTCGAGGGCAGGAAGGTTGTTCCTTACTGGAGTCGGGCTGAAATCGACACTGGACAGGCACCGGTTGAAGGCAAAGAACTTTTCTGGGTAAAAGATCCCGTAGACCTGTTTTTTTTGCATATTCAGGGTTCCGGCCGGATTTCCACCGAAGATGGCGAGCGGGTAATGGTCAACTATGCCGATCAGAACGGGCATCCCTACCGTTCTATCGGGCGATTACTTCTTGAATCAGGAGCCATGACCAGAGATCAGATGTCCGCGCAAAATATTAAGGCCTGGGGCCGGCGCAACCCGGATAAGGTGATGAAACTTTTAGGAGAAAATCCCAGCTATGTTTTTTTTCGTTCTGCTGAACAGGACCTGACGAGTCCCCCCGGCGCCCTTGGTTATCCATTGACCCCCGAACGCAGCCTGGCGGTCGACCCGACAACCATTCCTCTCGGTGCTCCGGTCTTTATCGCCACCACTTGGCCGAACAGCCAAAGTCCTCTGCACCGATTGATGGTAGCACAGGACACCGGTGGGGCGATCAAGGGGGCTGTGCGAGCCGACTTTTTCTGGGGTCTCGGTAACGAAGCCGGAGCGAAAGCGGGCCGAATGAAACAAGATGGAAGGTTATGGGTTCTTTTGCCAAGAGCTGACTAAACGGCTGAGCCTTTATACATTGATGAAGAACTTGCTTTTGACCGCCGCTCATGATATCGCTGATATCTGCAAAGCAGGTCTGCTGTTCAAGACTGGCATTATTTATGTATATTCCTATATTTAAGTTGATCTTAGAATGGGCCCATACCACATCGGCCACAATGACCATGTATCAGCTGTTGCAATAGTCATACGATCATTCATTGTCTTACATTTACTCCAAGCCCCCCTCTTACTCTAGTAATAGTGTAATTACCATGACCAAATATCACGATATCTACCGAGCCGCTCTGGCCAAATGGGGTGAAGAGGCCCAATACGACCAGGCGGTCGAAGAGTGTGCCGAATTGATAACCGCTTTGAAGCATTTCAAAAGGGACAAGGTCGGGCGACAACAAATTGTCGACGAACTTGCCGATGTTGCCTTAATGGTCGGTCAACTATCCTACATGTTGGGCGAGGATACGGTAGAAAGAGCTATCGAATCCAAAATCCTGAAGCTTAAAAAGCTACTTGCTCCCGATAATTAGACTGAACAATCATGACACCCTTTGCCTATTTTCCCACTCCGCAGTTTTCCGCCAAAATGGAGAAAATTCAGAAGTCGGATCCCCCCGGTTATCGTCGAATTCTTCAGGTTATCGAGAGACTATTGATCTATCCGAGCGATGCGGATGGTCAAATGCGTGGCGTTCACCACGGTCGACTTAAAAAATACGTTGGTCGCCGGGACTATCGACTCATCTACGAGTGGTGTCAAATATGTCGAAAAAAGAGCCGCCGTATGGCGAAGCAGTGCAACCACTGCATCAAAGTCCCAGATCACAGTGTTATTTTTTTTGACATCTATCATAAAAATGAACTGGCCCATCTGAAACATATCTAAATCCTTTTCTCAAAGTTGGAACTGCAGTTGGTTCCAGGTATGATTTCAGACAAAGATTTCTATCCATTTTTTTAAGAAAGAGACTAGGATGCTGGATTTGTTACGTAAACGACGCAGCGTGCGCCGTTTTCTGGAACGCCCGATCGAGGCAGAGAAGGTCGAACTCCTGATTGAAGCCCTGCTTAGATCCCCCTCGTCTAAAGGACGTAATCCCTGGGAGTTCATCATCGTAACCGACCCCGAACAGCGCGCCAAGCTGGCAGCAGCCAAACCGAGGGGAGGTTCCTTTGTTGCCAATGCGCCTTTGGCGATCGTCGTTTGCGCCGATCCCGACAAATGCGATGTCTGGGTAGAGGATTGTTCCATCGCGGCAATTATTCTACAGCTGGCCGCATTAGAGCTGGGACTCGGTAGCTGCTGGTCCCAAATTAGAAAACGCAACCATATCGATGGCGACCCGTCATCGGACTATTTGTGTCAACAACTCAACCTTCCTGATCGATACGAAGTTGAGGCAATAATCGGCATCGGTTATCCTTTAGAAGAAAAAGCCGGTCATGACAAAAACAGTCTGGCATACAACAAAATACACAGAAATGTTTTTGGAAGTTAATGTCGACAAGTTCCAAACAAGGACAACTATTTACAATCCATAGTTAATGTAGTTTCTTGGCTTTACTCTTTGGTCTGGAGGCAACTATTATGACAGTCGTCAAAGATACCCACAGCAAAGTTATCGGTTACATTCTCTGGCTTTTTGGTTTTACCGGATCGCATCGTTTCTATTACGGAAAGCCTATCTCCGGGACGATCTACTTCTTCACCTTTGGTCTGTTGCTTATCGGCTGGATTGTCGACCTCTTTTTGATTCCCTCCATGGACCGGAAGGCGGATTTGCGATTTGAAGCGGGCAGGGCAGACTACAATATCGCATGGATTTTGTTGGTCTTTTTCGGCATTTTTGGAATTCACCGTTTCTATCTAGGCAAATGGATCACCGGTATCATTTATTTGCTTACGGGTGGATTTTTCCTGGTGGGCGTGCTTTATGATTTTTGGACCCTGAACACCCAGATATCAGAAGTTAATCGTCAAACCTGACCAGGAGTTGTTGTTTGCACATCTATAGAGAGGAACAAATACCATGAACCTCGACAAGGATCGTGGGTGTTTTGTTTGCGGTCCTGATAATTCCATGGGCCTGCAGGCAGTTTTTTCTTGCGATAAAGAGTCGAAGCAATCCTTCTGTCGATTGACCATCGAAGACAACTTTCAGGGCTGGCACTCTATAGTCCATGGCGGCATCATCGCCTCCTTGCTTGACGAAGCCTGCATTTACGCGGGGCGGGCCTTGGCGGAGACCCTAGTAACTGCTGAATTGTCCGTGCGTTATCGCAAACCTGTTCCCGTGGGGCAAGAGGTTGTCATCACCGGGAAAGTTCTGGAAAAGCGCCGGAAGGTTTTAAAAGTTAAATCGTGCCTTGAGCTTAACGGTGAAATTCATGCCGAAGCGGAAGGCAGGGTCTTCTTGGTTGATTGAAGAAGATGCCGTTGGATGACGCTAAACTGACAGTAGTTTTTGCTCATGGCAAAGAAAGTGGCCCCTGGGGGACTAAAATCACTTTGTTGGCCGGGATCGCCAAGGAGCACGACTGTCATGTTGAGAGTGTCGACTTTAGAGGAGTCAGCGACCCGGACGTTAGGGTCAGCATCTTAAAAGCCTTTCTTGCCAAACTGCAGGGCCCCTTTTTCCTGGTCGGCTCCAGCATGGGGGCTTACGTTGTCACCGTAGCCTCCGCCACGTTTTTTCCCACAGCCATGTTGCTGTTGGCCCCTGCGGTTTATCTGTCCGGTTATGCCGAACAAAATCCTACCCCATTTGCCGGGCAAACAGTTGTCGTACATGGCTGGCATGATCAGGTTGTGCCGGTAGACAATGTCCTGCGTTTCTGCCGTGAACATTCCATCGAGTTACATGTTCAACCCGATGGTCATCAGCTTTTGGGTTCCCAACTTCAGATTAAGTTGTTGTTCCGGGAAATGCTGCAACATGTTCTCTGCCGTTTCTAAAACCCACACCTTAACACCACCTGTTTCCACTTTTTTCGCACCCCTTTACATCCGCTGAATCGTACCTGGTTTATATGCGGGTATTTGCCAGGTTACAAAAATTGACGGGAACTTTTCATCTTCCCGGGGTCTTGAGTTCGACAAACAAGATTTGTCCATTGCATAATATCAACGGGCCGTCTATATTTAGTTGTTTTTGTTACATAATTGACTTGTTGGTTTGGCTTGGTGCCAGCTTTGCTCCGAATTGGAGCGGTTCGTGGAAAAGCCAAAGGGGAGAGCTTGATGCTGCAGCGGTTACAGTTATGGAACGCCCTGGACAAACTTGATATTCGTAATGTCGGGCGATTCATGTTGCTTAGCTGTCTCGTCGGCATGGTGTCGGGAATCGGTGCAGTAGCCTTTTATGTAGTGACCAATTTTAGCGAGTTTTGGATTCTTGACCAGTGGGCAGGATTTCACCCGCCGATGGGGGAGGGGGCTTCCGCCTCAGAAGGCGATTTCATCAACTCTTTGTTTGTACCTCATCGATGGTTCTTGTTTCTTGTTCCTGCCGTGGGTGGGCTATTTTCCGGATGGCTGGTCTTTACCTTTGCTCCAGAAGCTGAGGGGCACGGTACGGACGGAGCCCTTGATTCCTTTCACAACCAAAAAGGGCGCATTCGGGCCAGGGTCCCCTATGTCAAAGCCCTCGCTTCCATCGCCACCATCGCCACAGGCGGTTCGGCCGGTCGTGAGGGACCTATTGCCCAGATCGGAGCCGGCTTCGGCTCTTTTCTTGCGGATCGGCTTAAACTTGGAAATGTAGACCGACGCACTTTGCTTTTGGCCGGAATGGCCGGTGGTATCGGCGCCACTTTTCACGCGCCCCTCGGGGGAGCCTTGTTTGCCGTCGAGGTCCTCTACCAGGACCCCGAGTTCGAACACGAGGGGCTAATCCCCTGCATTATCGCATCTATAGTCGCCTATTCCTTTTTCGGCGTCATTACCGGTTGGAAACCGCTTCTAGCGACTCCCAATTTCCAGTTTCGCCATCCCTCAGAGTTAGTTTTTTATTTTGTACTGGCGATCCTTTGTGCGGTCATGGGTCGCCTTTACGTAAAAACTTTTTACGGCGTTCATGCCATGTTTGAGCGGCTCCATTTTCCCAAAGCTTTGAAACCTGCCCTTGGAGGTTTAATGCTGGGCCTCCTGGCGATGGCGGTGCCTCAAGTTCTTGGCTCAGGCTATGGCTGGGTTCAGGCCGCGCTGTATGGAAAAATGGCCTTGTGGTTGATGCTGCTGTTGGCTCTGGCCAAGATCGTGGCAACCAGTTTAACCATCTCCTCCGGTGGTTCAGGTGGGGTCTTTGCGCCAAGTCTTGTCATTGGAGCGATGGTCGGCGGCACGTTCGGAGCGGCCTCCCATGCTCTCTTTCCAACAATGATTCAGGACCCGCGGGTTTGCGTGTTGCTCGGCATGGCCGGTTTTTTTGCCGGCGTGGCCAACACGCCTATTGCCACCTTGATCATGGTCAGCGAATTGACCGGCAACTATGCTCTACTGGCGCCATTAATGCTGGTTTGCGTTGTGGCCATGGTCGTTTATCGGCGTAACACCATCTACCAAAAGCAAGTCCGCGGTCGGGTTGATTCTCCGGCTCACCTGGGAGATCTGGTGATTGATGTATTAGAGGGGATAACCGTTGGTGAGTTGGCTGAGTTGGGGCGAGAACCGACCCTGATTCCGGAAGGGATGCCGTTGAGGGCTATTCTGGAAAAAATGGCCGGAGCTGCTGGCGGCTACTATCCGGTCATCAATGATGACGGCCGTTTAAGCGGCATCTTTTCGGTCAATGATATTCGCCGTATTCTGCACGAAGAGATTCCCGCCGGCTTGATTCGTGCCCGCGATATCGCCATGTCTCGTGTTGTGACCACCAGTCCTTCCGAATCATTGACAGGGGTCATGAGAAAACTCTCTCTCCGGGGTCTGGAAGAAATTCCGGTTGTGGATGATGAAGATCCGGGCAAGGTATTGTTTATGCTCTCGCGCCGGGTCGTTTTGGCTCGCTACGCAAGCGAACTGGAACGGCAAAAAGGTGTCTTTGCGGAAGCCTGATCCCTTGGCAAGGCCTTGTCCTTAGATCGAGGTCTTGATGTCGGCTTCCACCGCAAATCGTTTGATTTTACGCGTCGTTGTTTTAGGAAATTCGTCGTCCCGCAAAGTAAAACGTTTAATGCGTTTGTAATCTGCCAGTCGCTGCCCCGCCTGTAATACCTCCTGACGAAGCAAGGATTCGACTGCGTCTTGATTGAGAGGTCTAATACCTTCTCTGGCGGCATAAGCATCGAGCGCATCCTGGTCCGGATAGATCTGCGCATGGACCTCTTCCGCGGTTGCATCGATTCGATGCCCATACACCATGACTTCAGCGATCAGTGGGCTTTTCAGTAGTTCGTTCTCGACCTCTTCGGGATAAACATTCTTGCCGTTGGGAGTGACAATCAGATTTTTCAAACGACCGCAAATATAAAGAAGCCCTTCCTCATCAAGACGACCCAGGTCACCGGTATGATACCAGCCATCCTTTATCGCTTCGGCCGTCGCTTGAGGTCTGCGATAATAGCCCTGCATTACATTGTCTCCCCGCACCAAAATTTCACCGACCCCCTCTTTATTCGGTGCATTAATTCGCACCTCGACCCCGGGGATGGATCGGCCGACACTTCCTAGTTTTTTTGCGCCAGGACATTCTACCGAAATAATGGGCGATGTCTCAGTGATCCCATATCCCTGGTGAAGAGTAAAGCCAAGCTTTTCCATGCCAAGAGCAATTTCAGGATCAAGTGCAGCACCGCCGCTGATGAAGGTCGGCGAGCAGCCGAGTTTCTTTCGCACCTTGGCGGCGATCAACGGGCGGGTCAATGACATACCGAAGAGGGTGCGCGCCAGGGGTTTCTCAGAAATATTCTTCATAATGCGATTGAAAAGCAGGCGGTAGACGGCCGGAACTCCCATGAAGTAGGTCGGCTGTACCTCCACCAGGTTCTGGGCTATTTTTTTTATGGACTCTGCAATAGAAACGGTCCCGCCCAGAGACAACGGGGCTAAAGTGCCTGCGACCTGTTCGAAGACATGGTTGATAGGCAAAAATGACAGGGTGTGCATCGTATGATCTGCCCCCATCTGAGGGATAGCATTCTCGATATTCGACACGATATTGCGATGACTGAGCATGGCTCCTTTCGAACGGCCTGTTGTCCCCGAAGTGTAAAGAATGACAGCTGTATCATCGGCGTCTCGACGAACCGCTGCGGGCAATTCGTCTTTCAGTAAATCGCTGAACAGGCTTAGGTCGCATCCTTTAGGTAAAATCGCATCAGGCGTCGCGCCGGCGCGGCCAATCCACCGTTCGCCTATATCGATACCTGCCATGTCTTGAATCTCGCGGCTTAAATATTCCAGCGGCTGCAGATCCTTATCCGGTATAGAAAACTGTTTCGCTAAATGACGCCATGCGGCGACTAAGGCCTTCAATTTTTCCTGCAGGGGAGGCTGCTTGTGCTTCACTGTATCCATGTCGAACAACACAACTCCCTTCAACTCCGACAGGTCACCAGCAATATCGGCAATAATTTCGAGAGCGGAAGGTTCACAGATCAGCAATCGGGCGCCGCAATCATCAAGAACGTGGCGCATTTCTGCACTTTTGAGGTCTTTGTCAACGGGAACCACAATACCCCCGCAGCGAAGAATGCCAAGATAGCTGCTTATCCAATAAGGCGAATTGCTGCCTAACAAAGCAATTCGGTCGCCAGGAACGACGCCCCTGGCCTGCAGCCCTGCAGCGATCTGACAAACGGTGATCCATAATTGTCGATAACTGGTCTCTTGCCAATGACCACATTCTTTGTGTCGAATAGCAACTTTATCCGAAAACTTCTTGCAGCTTGCTTCAATAAATCCGTCGATAGTTTTCACCGGCAGCACTCCTTCTTCTGTTCGCAGCAATGCGCATATCCTAGCCGTGACTTGAGGCAAGGCAAAGTAAAAAATTCTTAAAGAATGGTTTTCTGCCTGCAGTCGGCAGCAGGGCTTTTTACTTTACAAATGACAGCACCTTTTGTAGATTGAGAGGTCTTTGTGTAACACACTTTTGCTAGGAATACTAAGCCACTATGGATCAAAGCCGAATTCGTAATTTCTCCATTATCGCCCATATCGACCACGGCAAATCAACCCTGGCCGACCGCCTGCTTGAAGAAACTGGAGCCCTCTCCGACAGGGAAAAGACCAACCAGTTTCTTGACAAGCTCGACCTGGAAAGGGAGCGGGGCATCACCATCAAGGCCCAGGCGGTACGACTTAAGTATCGGGCTGATGATGGTCAGGATTATATCCTCAATCTTATCGATACTCCCGGCCATGTCGACTTCAGTTATGAAGTTAGTCGTTCTTTATCCGCCTGCGAGGGGGGGCTGTTGGTTGTGGACGCCTCCCAGGGGGTCGAGGCCCAGACTCTGGCCAATGTTTATTTGGCTATTGACCAGAACCTCGAAGTCTTTCCCGTGTTAAACAAAATAGATCTTCCCGGCTCTGAACCGGAGCGCATCAAGGAAGAGATCGAAGAGATCATTGGTTTAGACACCTCCGACGCAGTTGAAGCCAGTGCCAAGGAAGGCATCGGCATCCACGACATCCTCGAATCGATTGTTGCCAAAGTGCCGCCACCTGAAGGCAATCCGAATGCACCACTCAAGGCCCTGATCTTCGATTCCTGGTATGATTCGTACCAGGGTGTCATTGTGCTGGTGCGGGTAGTGGACGGCACCTTGCGTAAGGGAGATAAAATCAAGTTCATGGCTAATAATAAAAGTCATGAAATCTTGAAGATCGGTGCTTTTTCTCCCCATCCGGTCGAGTTACCCGAACTGGCAGCAGGGGAGGTCGGTTTTCTTATTGCCGGTATCAAGGTTCTTCATGATGCCAAAGTTGGTGATACGATTACTCACTTGAATCGTCCCGCTGAAAAGGCGCTGCCGGGCTTCAAAGAAGTTAAACCGATGGTCTTTTCAGGCCTCTATCCCATCGACAGCGGCGATTATGATTCCCTTCGTGACGCGATGGAAAAGTTGCGATTGAACGATTCGTCCTTTACCTTTGAACCGGAAAACTCCATGGCCCTCGGCTTCGGCTTCCGTTGCGGCTTTCTTGGCCTGCTGCACATGGAAATCATTCAGGAACGGCTTGAGCGCGAGTTCAATGTTGACCTGATCACCACGGCGCCGACCGTAAGTTACCAGGTGACGACGGTCAAAGGTGAGGAACTGATCGTCGACAGTGCCAACAAATTGCCTGAAGTCCAGTTTATTCAAGAGATCCGCGAGCCGTTTATCCTTGCCTCGGTTCATGTTCCTAACGAATTTGTCGGTGCGGTATTGGCGCTTTGTACAGAAAAGCGCGGTATTCAGCGGGAAATCAAGTATCTCACCGCTAATCGTGTAATGGTTGTCTATGAGCTGCCGTTGAATGAAATCGTTCTCGATTTCTTTGATCGCCTCAAATCGATCAGTCGTGGGTACGCCTCTCTCGATTACGAATTTATCGACTATCGCCCGAGCGATCTTGTCCGGCTCAACATTCTGGTCAACGGTGAAGTCGTCGATGCGCTGTCTCTCATCGTGCATCGAGATAAGGTTCAATTCAGAGGCCGTGAACTCGTAGCCAAAATGAAAGAGTTTATTCCTCGTCAACAATTTGAGGTAGCTATTCAGGCCGCTATCGGCAACAAGGTCGTCGCCAGAGTCAACGTCAAAGCCCTGCGTAAAGACGTTACCGCCAAATGTTATGGCGGCGACATCACCCGTAAGCGCAAACTGCTCGAAAAACAGAAAGAGGGTAAAAAGCGCATGAAGCAGGTTGGCAGTGTTGAACTTCCCCAAGAGGCCTTTTTGGCTATTCTTAAAGTGAAAGAGAAATAAGCATGTCTCTTATGTCACAGGACGGTAATGGTAAGAAACCCTGGTACCGCGAATATGGTGAAGCTCTGCTTTTCGCACTGATTCTTGCCTTGATCATTCGCACCTTTTTGTTTCAGGCTTTCAAAATACCTTCCGGATCCATGGAAGATACGCTGTTAATCGGTGACCATCTCCTGGTCAATAAATTTATCTACGGCACTCAATTGCCCTTCATGGAAGACCGTTTTCTTGCATTGCGAGATCCCGCGCGTGGAGATATTATCGTTTTTGAATTTCCGATGGATGCTGAAAAGTCCTACTTTCAGAGGCGGGACTTTATCAAACGGGTAGTCGGTATGCCCGGAGATCGAATCGAGGTGCGTAATAAGCAGGTTCTGGTCAATGGTGAACCCTACAAGTTGCCGCAAGAGATTCATAAAGAACTGGATATTATCCCGGGCAATATGCAACCAAGAGATTTCATGGGGCCGGTTGAAGTCCCCGATGGTCACTATTTTGTGATGGGTGATAACCGAGACCGGTCATTCGACAGTCGTTTTTGGGGGTTTGTTCCCGAAGGAAAGATTAAGGGATTGGCCTTTATCAAATATTGGTCCTGGAACAGGGAGAAAAATCTGCCAAGGTGGAATCGTATCGGCCGTCTTATCAATTAGGAGGCAGTTTAAATATCCATAAGGCAGCTTTAAATCCGTTTGTTTGGCCCGTATAGCCCGTCAGACTACCGGCGCCCTGAAGAAATCTCTGGTTTTGCCGTTGACCCCTTGGAAAGAATCTGATAAATTCGGATAAATTTGGCTGAACAAAATACCTTTTAAGTTGATCCGAGAGGTTAGCAAAGGTGGCAAGGCATTGGTACAACATACAAAAGTCAGTATATTCGAGTACCTTTTCGCTATCCGGCGAAGGGGTACTTTTTTTGTGTCCAATCTCTAACGAATAGGAGTATCGGCACATGGCCGTTCGGGAAACCATCATATTGGACCAGCCGGCGATAAACCGGGCTCTAACCCGCATTGCTCATGAAATACTGGAACGCAATAAGGGGACAGATGATGTAGCCCTCGTGGGGGTAGTTCGAGGCGGCGACCATCTAGCTCGGTGCTTGCAGCAGCGAATCCAGGATATTGAAGGGGTAGAGATACCTCTAGGTTCTCTAGACATCACCATGTACCGCGATGATCTCGCGTCCCGTGGTTCGCTTCCCGTTGAAAAAACTGACCTGCTTTTTCCCCTGGAAAATAAGCGCATCGTGTTAGTCGACGATGTACTTTTTACCGGACGTACCATTCGGGCCGCCATGGATGCTTTAATGGATATTGGCCGGCCCCGGTCCATACAGTTGGCTATTCTTGTCGATCGCGGGCACCGGGAACTCCCGATTCGCCCCGATTATATAGGTCGCAATGTACCGACCTCGGTATCGGAAAAAATCGTTGTTCAATTCAACGATGAAAACAATCCG
Protein-coding sequences here:
- a CDS encoding response regulator codes for the protein MQLRAIVIDDDEACRLLLVQMLKRRGYEVFSLPSPEACPVFKDSECTCPQEAACGDFLLTDNQMPGITGLEFVARQVQAGCKGDVSNKAVLSGTWSQEELWQAQQLGCKVFDKPYRTGEIEAWLDAREKLIPKDRRLLDAETFTVVGRDKS
- a CDS encoding Flp family type IVb pilin, whose translation is MSKISLNYGDFIQSEEGATATEYAVMLALIIIVCIIAIAIMGNKVNNTFQNMADLMPDN
- a CDS encoding murein transglycosylase A; amino-acid sequence: MQSVTWQDVPDWNSEDLRPALQTFIISSPSLKRDPQWQAVCDEALQVNATDEEAVRRFFETRFVPHRVNNSDGTDRGVITGYYVPDLQGSRTPDESYRYPVLAVPDDLLIVELGALYPDLKGRRLRGRLEGRKVVPYWSRAEIDTGQAPVEGKELFWVKDPVDLFFLHIQGSGRISTEDGERVMVNYADQNGHPYRSIGRLLLESGAMTRDQMSAQNIKAWGRRNPDKVMKLLGENPSYVFFRSAEQDLTSPPGALGYPLTPERSLAVDPTTIPLGAPVFIATTWPNSQSPLHRLMVAQDTGGAIKGAVRADFFWGLGNEAGAKAGRMKQDGRLWVLLPRAD
- a CDS encoding MazG nucleotide pyrophosphohydrolase domain-containing protein: MTKYHDIYRAALAKWGEEAQYDQAVEECAELITALKHFKRDKVGRQQIVDELADVALMVGQLSYMLGEDTVERAIESKILKLKKLLAPDN
- a CDS encoding type II toxin-antitoxin system RelE family toxin: MTPFAYFPTPQFSAKMEKIQKSDPPGYRRILQVIERLLIYPSDADGQMRGVHHGRLKKYVGRRDYRLIYEWCQICRKKSRRMAKQCNHCIKVPDHSVIFFDIYHKNELAHLKHI
- a CDS encoding nitroreductase family protein: MLDLLRKRRSVRRFLERPIEAEKVELLIEALLRSPSSKGRNPWEFIIVTDPEQRAKLAAAKPRGGSFVANAPLAIVVCADPDKCDVWVEDCSIAAIILQLAALELGLGSCWSQIRKRNHIDGDPSSDYLCQQLNLPDRYEVEAIIGIGYPLEEKAGHDKNSLAYNKIHRNVFGS
- a CDS encoding NINE protein, coding for MTVVKDTHSKVIGYILWLFGFTGSHRFYYGKPISGTIYFFTFGLLLIGWIVDLFLIPSMDRKADLRFEAGRADYNIAWILLVFFGIFGIHRFYLGKWITGIIYLLTGGFFLVGVLYDFWTLNTQISEVNRQT
- a CDS encoding PaaI family thioesterase; protein product: MNLDKDRGCFVCGPDNSMGLQAVFSCDKESKQSFCRLTIEDNFQGWHSIVHGGIIASLLDEACIYAGRALAETLVTAELSVRYRKPVPVGQEVVITGKVLEKRRKVLKVKSCLELNGEIHAEAEGRVFLVD
- a CDS encoding alpha/beta fold hydrolase, producing the protein MDDAKLTVVFAHGKESGPWGTKITLLAGIAKEHDCHVESVDFRGVSDPDVRVSILKAFLAKLQGPFFLVGSSMGAYVVTVASATFFPTAMLLLAPAVYLSGYAEQNPTPFAGQTVVVHGWHDQVVPVDNVLRFCREHSIELHVQPDGHQLLGSQLQIKLLFREMLQHVLCRF
- a CDS encoding chloride channel protein translates to MLQRLQLWNALDKLDIRNVGRFMLLSCLVGMVSGIGAVAFYVVTNFSEFWILDQWAGFHPPMGEGASASEGDFINSLFVPHRWFLFLVPAVGGLFSGWLVFTFAPEAEGHGTDGALDSFHNQKGRIRARVPYVKALASIATIATGGSAGREGPIAQIGAGFGSFLADRLKLGNVDRRTLLLAGMAGGIGATFHAPLGGALFAVEVLYQDPEFEHEGLIPCIIASIVAYSFFGVITGWKPLLATPNFQFRHPSELVFYFVLAILCAVMGRLYVKTFYGVHAMFERLHFPKALKPALGGLMLGLLAMAVPQVLGSGYGWVQAALYGKMALWLMLLLALAKIVATSLTISSGGSGGVFAPSLVIGAMVGGTFGAASHALFPTMIQDPRVCVLLGMAGFFAGVANTPIATLIMVSELTGNYALLAPLMLVCVVAMVVYRRNTIYQKQVRGRVDSPAHLGDLVIDVLEGITVGELAELGREPTLIPEGMPLRAILEKMAGAAGGYYPVINDDGRLSGIFSVNDIRRILHEEIPAGLIRARDIAMSRVVTTSPSESLTGVMRKLSLRGLEEIPVVDDEDPGKVLFMLSRRVVLARYASELERQKGVFAEA